One Megalopta genalis isolate 19385.01 chromosome 11, iyMegGena1_principal, whole genome shotgun sequence genomic region harbors:
- the LOC117225926 gene encoding transcription factor MafK: MDGKRSIKMDPLSPGPCLDISDDELVTISVRDLNRQLKLRGLSREEIIRMKQRRRTLKNRGYAASCRIKRIEQKDELESEKSQEYRDMETMQDDNNRMREEVESWHSKYQALKKFAAEKKIHIPPELETI; encoded by the exons ATGGATGGAAAGCGTTCTATAAAAATG GATCCTCTTTCACCTGGCCCCTGTTTAGACATTAGTGACGATGAACTGGTGACTATATCAGTCAGAGATTTGAATAGGCAACTTAAATTACGTGGTTTATCAAGAGAAGAAATAATACGTATGAAACAACGTAGACGTACGTTGAAGAACAGAGGATATGCAGCCAGTTGCCGCATTAAGAGAATTGAACAGAAGGATGAGTTAGAGTCAGAGAAGTCACAGGAATACCGGGATATGGAAACTATGCAAGATGACAATAACCGCATGAGAGAGGAAGTAGAGTCTTGGCACTCAAAATACCAAGCATTGAAGAAATTTGCAGCAGAGAAGAAGATTCACATTCCACCAGAATTGGAAACTATTTAA